The genome window TCCCAGAGAGCTTTTCGCTGAGATCGAGCGTCGGGTGGATTACCAGCATCACTACGACCGCGTAGATCTGCTCGTTGATCGACACTTCGACAAAGTGGGCGCGTTGGAGCGAGCCGGGCACTGGACGACAGTTGCGGGCCACACAGTGAAGGGAGTGAATGCCCGCGACGGTGTGAAACTTCTGCTGGAAGGAGACGCCTGGCTGCTGTTGCGTGCCAGTGGCACGGAACCGGTGTTGCGGGTGTACGTTGAAGCGCCGACAGCCAAAGCGCAGCAGGCCATTCTGCAGGAAGCTGTAGAGCGAGTTCAAACATCAGGGCCAGAAGCGTAGCAATCTGACCCTGTCTCGCCCCTGAGGAACCCGACAACGTCCGGTCCGTGAAGGCCTGTCTCGTATGACGCGGAAGACCGGGTGATCCAGCTGGCATCACAGCTTTTCGGAGACCTGGACGTCACGGTCGAAGTGAGGAACCAGGCACGGGTGCACCTGTGGTCTGAACGGCGGTTCGGTCTCCTGTGTCTTGAGCTGACGTCTACTCGTAGTGGGATCGACCGCTTCCTGATCCTGGCGACCTGTGTGGGCATCACGCCGGTCGGATCAGGTGGGTTCGAGGTGTATGCCCCGCACGGGTTCTCGGATCTGACTGGGGGGCTCTTACGGCCCAATCCGGTGCACCGTGACCAGACGTTGTTTCTGGCCAAGGCGCGGAGCTATCAGGCGAGGTGGCCGTGGTTGCAGGTCGTTGATGTGGCGCCAGACCAGGAATAGGCGCACGCCGGCGCAGCGGCGTGCGCCCTCGGGCAACTTTTCAGCTCATCACGAGACTTCTTTCATCCACCCGAGACTGAAAAACGCTTGTGATGAAAGCACCAGCTCGATGTGCCAGCGCACCAGACGCCAGGTCTCTGGGGGCCACACCCCTTCCTCCCCGTGGTTTCGCGCGTGGTCGAGCGTCTTCTGCTGTTTCAGTCCCGTCCAAAACGCGCTCCAGAACGATAGGATGACGCCACGCGCAGGCTCGCTCTCATGCGCCATCAGGGCCCTTGACCCGCTTCTCCTGGACCGGGGAGGGAAACTGATTCTGTTCGACGGGCGTCCGGACCACCTGCTGATGACGTCGTCCGGTGAAGTGGCGCTCATCGATGTGCAGGAACTGCGGTCGGGTGATGGGCTGATGGATCTCGCGCAAGGGCGTGAGTGTGGCGGCTGTCAACGTCCAACCTGTGCCGGACGAAACGCTTTCGAAGACTCGTTGGATTGATTTATTAACTCCTTAATGTTCGACCATCATCCCGCCTGAACACCTTCAGAGTCCTGTGATGACGGCTTCTGTACGGTAAGCACATGAAGTCCGGAGTTGCACCAACATCAGAGCGTCCCGAGGCAAACGGGAGCCGAGTGCCGGACCGTTCGCCCAACCACGCCCGTCTGGTGGACCAGGCAGCAGTAGGCCTCCTGGAAATCACCTTCCAGGGCGACATCATCATGATCAACCCCAGTGGAGCCGCGCTGCTTGGCTATACCACTGAACAACTGATCGGGCGCAATGTCCTGAGCATCACCCACCCGGAAGACATCCCACGGACCGTCGAAACGCTCGGAGGCGTGGTGCAGGGCCAGACCGAGGTCGGTGTGGTGGAGAAACGGTACCTTCGCGCGGACGGCAGCATTGTGTGGTCACGCTCCCGCGTGTCCCTGTTCCGCGACGAGCATGGCCACGCGCACTCGTGTGTCGCCGTGGTCGCGGACATTACCGAATTGAAGGAAACCCAGCTCAGGTTGCAGGAAGCCTACACCCACCTGCAAGCCACGCTTGAAGGTGGACTCCTCGGTTTGGGCCTGGCGCTTGAAGCACGGGACCTGGAAACGGCCGGACATACCCAGCGTGTGGTGGAACTGAGCATAGGGCTGGGCCAGGCCCTGGGTCTGCCGGAAAGCCAGCTGGCCGAGCTGAGGCACGGCGCGTACCTGCATGACATCGGTAAACTGACGATTCTCGACTCGGTGCTGATGAAACCCGGCAAGCTCGATGCCCAGGAGTGGGCACTGATGCAGACCCACGCGGTGGCGGGGCATGAAATCGCCTCGCGTATTCCCACGCTGTCCCCAGGGGCCTTGCAGGTGATCCGGCATCATCACGAACGCTGGGACGGGAGCGGGTACCCCGACCGGCTGGCCGGCGCAGAGATTCCACTGCTGGCGCGGATTTTTGCGGTGTGTGACGTATATGACGCCCTGACGGGGGAACGGTCGTACAAGCGCGCCTGGACGCATCAGGACGCGATGGCGGAATTGCTCGCGCAGCGCGGAAGACAGTTTGACCCCCTGGTGGTTGTCGCGTTCACCCGGATAGCGACCGGTACGAAGGCCACCAAGGATAGGACTGACAGACCACTCGCTGCCGGGTTCTGAGTTGCGCTCAGTCAGGAGCGCTTCCCGCACCCTGGTTCGCACACAAGTAGTGCCCCCTTTGAGGTCGTCCCTGGCCCCGGTCTGGGAATCACGGGCTTGCATGATGCTGACGTAGTACTTCAGGTTTTCATCAATGACATCCCGCTTGAGTAGGCCCACGAGCTCTGTATCGGTCATGCCTCATCATGCGCGATGGTATTTCTGGGTGTACGGGTGGGCCGTGAGCACCGAGTGGGCCATTCTTCCTCAGGCGGCTCTGCCCGCTAGAACTGGATGTGGTCGGCGAACCACTCCAGCAGGTGTAACTGAACTTCACTTCACGGCGCTGATAGGCTGAAAGTGGCTCATGGCTGACACGCGCCGAAAGTTCTTGAAGCTCCTGGCTGGTGGACTTTCCGCGGCCGCGGTCAGCGGTTACCTGGCAAGCCGGAAAGGAAGGGCGGGCATGTTCACCATCTACACTTTTGGCGACTCCATCCTCGATTGCGGACGCTACAACCCGTATGGGATTCATCCCGCCCAACTCATCGTCCGCAACGACGACCTTCGTTTCCCGAAATTCAAAGGCCGAGACCTGAGCAGCCGCGGACCCGCAACGTACATCCACTGTGCCGTCGACGGTGCCACTGTCGACGACCTTCCCCGGCAAATTCGTGGGCTTACTGTCTCGGAACCCGCTGCGGCGCTCCTCACCATCGGCGGAAATGACCTCATCCAGGGTCTCTCGGGAGATACTGGGGCAGGCGTCGCTGCCTTTGAGAGGCAACTCGATGAGTTTCTCCAGAACCTCCCGGTGAGGCCCGTGCTCCTCGGCACTGTGTACGACCCGACGTTCGGTGATGACCGCCGGAACTTCCTCGCCACCCCACCCGAGATTGCTCGTCAGAACCACCAGCGCGTCAACGCCGTGATTACGAGACTTGGACAGCAATACGGCGCTGTAGTGGACTTGCATGCCCATTTCCTGCGGGGGGACCCTTCGTGGTTCACCAGCGTGATTGAACCGAGCCTGACTGGTGCCTCTGAGGTTCGGCGTGCTTTCTTGGAAACCATTCTTGCCATGCCGCCGTGAAGCAACCCCTACGCCTACGATACGCGTTGCCTGGCTGATGAGTTAATCGGCGGCTTCTACTCCCGGCTCAGACCATCGCAAGGGGAGTTCGCTCAGTCGCTGTACCTTCACCGTCACGGCCCGCCCCAACCGTGTCACCTGCCCCTGCACGATCAACGCTCTGGCATCCCGCAGCAGCACCCGGTGCGCCTCCCACAAGTCTGGGCTGATGATCGCCTGCACACGAGCGGTGCGGTCCTCCATCACGTAAAACGCGAAGCCCTTGGCCGTCGGCAGCCGCTGTTTTGCCACGATGACCCCCGCGGCCCACACCATCTCCCCGTGCTTCAGGCCCCCAACGCCTGGCACCCCAGATCCCGCAATCTTGCCTGGTGCGCGTCCAGGGGGTGCAGACCGGTTTCACTCACGCCCTTGGTCTGCAAGTCGAATGACAGGATCTCCGGTTCAGACAGTTCCGGCAGGTCCGGCGACGGGGTGTCGAGTCCAAGCAACGCCCGCGTTCCAGCCTTACGCGCGTTTGGGGCCCGGGAAATGATGACCGGGATTCACCAAGGAGGAGTGAAATGAACGCGTTGGTTCGTGATTTTCAGCCGGGCGACCTGGATAGTATCGCCGCAGT of Deinococcus malanensis contains these proteins:
- a CDS encoding HD domain-containing phosphohydrolase → MKSGVAPTSERPEANGSRVPDRSPNHARLVDQAAVGLLEITFQGDIIMINPSGAALLGYTTEQLIGRNVLSITHPEDIPRTVETLGGVVQGQTEVGVVEKRYLRADGSIVWSRSRVSLFRDEHGHAHSCVAVVADITELKETQLRLQEAYTHLQATLEGGLLGLGLALEARDLETAGHTQRVVELSIGLGQALGLPESQLAELRHGAYLHDIGKLTILDSVLMKPGKLDAQEWALMQTHAVAGHEIASRIPTLSPGALQVIRHHHERWDGSGYPDRLAGAEIPLLARIFAVCDVYDALTGERSYKRAWTHQDAMAELLAQRGRQFDPLVVVAFTRIATGTKATKDRTDRPLAAGF
- a CDS encoding SGNH/GDSL hydrolase family protein, with protein sequence MFTIYTFGDSILDCGRYNPYGIHPAQLIVRNDDLRFPKFKGRDLSSRGPATYIHCAVDGATVDDLPRQIRGLTVSEPAAALLTIGGNDLIQGLSGDTGAGVAAFERQLDEFLQNLPVRPVLLGTVYDPTFGDDRRNFLATPPEIARQNHQRVNAVITRLGQQYGAVVDLHAHFLRGDPSWFTSVIEPSLTGASEVRRAFLETILAMPP
- a CDS encoding OB-fold nucleic acid binding domain-containing protein; its protein translation is MAKQRLPTAKGFAFYVMEDRTARVQAIISPDLWEAHRVLLRDARALIVQGQVTRLGRAVTVKVQRLSELPLRWSEPGVEAAD